In a single window of the Nicotiana tomentosiformis chromosome 10, ASM39032v3, whole genome shotgun sequence genome:
- the LOC104089473 gene encoding uncharacterized protein At1g66480-like, with protein MGNTLGGKKTTKVMKIDGQTMKFKTPLYANEVLKNYPTMVLLESEAVKHFGVRAKPLEPQQELKPKRLYFLVELPKYPEEKPPRRVRSGIQMSAKDRLETLMLARRSVSDLSILKPPSIITEESSYHNNSSPRKAEIGGSVRVKLRLPKAEVEKLMTQCKDEGDVAEKIMQLCMSKNGGSGPLMEEQSYNNGGIIKKGLKSREKRVGFLPITEGEIQLAMTAS; from the exons ATGGGGAATACTCTAGGTGGAAAAAAGACAACAAAGGTTATGAAAATCGATGGACAAACCATGAAATTCAAAACACCTTTGTATGCAAACGAGGTTCTAAAAAATTATCCTACTATGGTATTATTAGAATCCGAAGCAGTGAAGCATTTTGGGGTCAGAGCAAAACCATTGGAACCACAGCAAGAGTTGAAACCCAAAAGGCTCTATTTCCTAGTTGAGTTACCTAAGTATCCCGAAGAGAAACCCCCGAGGAGAGTCCGTTCAGGAATCCAAATGAGCGCAAAAGATCGGCTTGAAACCCTAATGTTAGCTCGGAGATCTGTGTCTGACTTGTCAATCTTGAAGCCTCCCAGTATTATTACAGAAGAGTCGTCGTATCATAATAATTCATCTCCACGTAAGGCGGAGATAGGTGGTTCCGTTAGGGTAAAGTTGAGGCTGCCTAAAGCTGAGGTGGAGAAACTGATGACGCAGTGCAAAGATGAAGGAGATGTTGCTGAGAAAATTATGCAACTTTGCATGAGCAAAAATGGTGGAAGTGGTCCATTGATGGAAGAGCAAAGTTATAATAATGGAGGAATAATTAAGAAAGGACTCAAATCAAGAGAG AAACGTGTAGGGTTCTTGCCGATAACAGAAGGAGAAATTCAATTAGCAATGACGGCTTCTTAA